The following proteins come from a genomic window of Salvia hispanica cultivar TCC Black 2014 chromosome 4, UniMelb_Shisp_WGS_1.0, whole genome shotgun sequence:
- the LOC125217791 gene encoding cell division cycle protein 123 homolog → MKSQDINRCQIQEWFPKFKSISIKTSIHELPEAFVQYLIDDSGPFLLPLSITNDDALPNRVHKPEEEEDFVVSEGSGDEAEESTPPPSFPELETEVKTSIESLGGAVFPKLNWSSPKDAAWMSSTGSLRCTNFSEIALLLRSSDSVVHDLFHAYDSCTDKAASRPSRFYLALRKWYPSLHPEMEFRCFVHDKALVGICQREVTNFYPVLVEKKRELKEAIEQLFVEKIKGEFESESYTFDVYVTKDGRVKVLDFNPWGASTLPLLYTWEELEELSGEEVELRIVESRCGIRPGLKTAVPYDYLDTSEGSGWDQFLRNADVELRKQTQSSLSKAGG, encoded by the coding sequence ATGAAGTCACAGGATATAAACAGGTGTCAAATTCAGGAATGGTTCCctaaattcaaatccatatCGATTAAAACTTCAATTCACGAGCTTCCTGAGGCCTTTGTCCAATACCTTATCGACGATTCTGGTCCGTTTCTGCTCCCTCTTTCAATCACAAACGACGATGCCTTGCCCAATAGAGTCCACAAAcccgaggaagaggaagattTTGTTGTGTCGGAGGGATCCGGAGACGAAGCAGAGGAATCCACGCCTCCCCCTTCGTTCCCTGAGCTAGAAACAGAGGTTAAAACATCCATTGAATCTCTTGGGGGCGCTGTCTTTCCTAAGCTTAACTGGAGTTCTCCTAAGGACGCTGCGTGGATGAGCTCGACCGGGAGTCTCAGATGCACCAATTTCTCCGAGATTGCACTCTTGCTGCGATCTTCAGACTCGGTCGTCCATGACCTCTTCCATGCGTATGATTCCTGCACGGACAAGGCTGCATCAAGGCCGTCGAGATTCTACCTTGCACTGCGGAAATGGTACCCCTCGCTGCACCCTGAGATGGAGTTTCGTTGCTTTGTGCACGATAAAGCCCTGGTGGGTATTTGTCAGAGGGAGGTGACTAACTTCTACCCTGTTCTTGTTGAGAAAAAGAGGGAATTGAAAGAGGCGATTGAACAGCTTTTCGTGGAGAAGATAAAGGGGGAGTTTGAATCTGAGAGCTATACGTTTGATGTGTATGTGACAAAAGATGGGAGGGTTAAGGTTTTGGATTTTAACCCATGGGGTGCGTCTACGCTTCCCTTGCTTTACACTTGGGAGGAGCTGGAAGAGTTGTCGGGCGAGGAAGTGGAGCTGAGGATTGTGGAGAGCCGCTGTGGCATTCGTCCGGGTTTGAAAACTGCAGTGCCTTATGATTATTTGGATACCAGTGAAGGGAGCGGGTGGGATCAATTCCTGAGGAATGCTGATGTGGAGCTGCGGAAGCAGACGCAATCATCGTTGTCTAAAGCAGGAGGGTGA